The Caproicibacterium amylolyticum genome includes the window TACGCCCAGGACGGATGCCTATTCCTTCGATGTAAGTTGTAGCAATATTTCATCCACTCCTTTCCGCACTTCTGAAATATCCTTGGCACGTACATCACCAAAAGTATTGGCAGCGCGTGCCAGCTGGTTAACGTTGGTGCCGAGTTTGTGCAGCTCATGCAAAATCTGTTTAAGCAGCGCGTAATCTTTTTTGATGATGAACCCATCAAGCGCCATTTTGCGAATGTACGCTTCACGATTTTTGATGCCGACCGTGTCCATCTTCAACTTCAAAAGTTGAAGTTCTCCGTCTGAGAAGCGGACTATAATTTCTCGATTGCGAGTTCTCCTTTCCATTATGGTTACCTCCATTTTATAATTTGAAGTTTGCTTGTAATTGATTTTTTTGCGGTAGCAAAGGGTATTAGGGGCAGCGCCCCTAAAGAAATTTCACAAAACCGGTGGAAACCGGTTCTTGCGAAAAGTGGCATTTGGATATCCAAATGCAGTGCTTGCCAGTCATGGAATGCGATTCACTTCGCCTGCGGCGCTTTCACTTTAAGGAGAAGGACTTTCAGGGCGCTGCGGTCACTTTCGTTCTCGGCCGCCACAACGGAATCTTCGAGAATTTGCATTTGCTGTGCTGCCGGATAGGAGGAAAGCTCTGCCAAAATGGCCTGTTCCTCATCCGTGTAAAACACTTTTTTCATTTTGCATTACCTCCTGAATTCATGTTACAATGTTTGACGATAGGTTGTGATAATTTGAATCACTCAACTGTGAATTTTGAAGACATCCTCGAGTTTTTGTGAATTTCAATGCCCTTACCGGATACACCGAAGAAAAAGCCCTGTGGACTTAAGTGCTTGAAAAAATCCTTACCGTACACACTAACCCAATATTCTTGAGGGCTTGAAAATTTAGAGGAATCAATTCTTTTCTCATCCTTGCAGAACATTTTTTTCATTTTCTTTTACCTCCTGAATTTTTGGAAATCGTTCTGCGTTGACTGCCTGTGCTTTCTGCTGTGCGGTGTGTAGTTGCTGGTCGAGGGAAAGCGGCTGTGCGCTTTTTTCCTGCTCACGACTTTTCTGAATCTCTTCAACGGTACTGTCTACCTCGCTGATCAGCTGGTGTGCATTTGCTTGAATGTTGGCAAGAACTTCGGAGAGCTTTTCAAAGTCCATACCAGTCGCCCATGCTGCAATATAATCGAAGCTGTACTCGGAAGTGTCCAGGCCCAGGTGGTCAGCAACGATGAAGGCAGTCGCTTCCGCTTCTACTTCGGCCTGCTTTCGGGGCTTGCCGCTGACAGCGTGCTGCAGTGTTGCATGACCAATTTCATGAATCAGCGTTTTGATGGTTTGTGCATCTGACATTCCATAGTCCAATGCAATTTTTTCGTTGGAAAAATCACAGTAACCATGCGAACCGTCATGCAGATGCTCAAAGACAACCGGGAAAGGGGAGACCTCTTTCAATGCCTGAAATACATCAGCATAGTTGTCAACGCTGCCCTGCAGCAGCGGGCAGATTTCTGGAAGCGGTTCTCCATTCGTTTGTGAAACATCAAAGACGTGCGTTACTTTGAAGCGGAGCAGCGGCTTGGTTTCGATTGTAGTCACAGGGTTGCCCTGACCATCAACCTTGATTGTGCCATCTTCATTATGCTGAGTTGTTTCTACTTTTGCTTTCACCGTGACCGGCGCGAAAATTTCAATTCCTTTCTCGCCGCGCAGCACATGGCGGTTTAGTTTTTTCCAGACGCCAAATCCGGCCACCTGCGAAGCGTCAGGTTTTTGCATCAGTATGAGCAGCGTATTTCTGAAAGAATAGCCGTGGAACAAAGAGGCCATTCTCAAATATTTTTGAAAATGCTCACTCGTGAAAGTTACCTGAATTCCACTTTCCAGCTTTTTCATCAGTTCATCTTTTTGTGCTTTTCTTTCATCTGCTTCCACGAAAATCACATCCTTTCGTCGTATGGCGGCAAACCAGAATCATCAGTGTCTGCGTATTGTGTGGCAGGCTTTCCACCGGCAAAGTCAGCGTTGTTGACAAGTATTTCTGTCTTGTAGCGTTTCTC containing:
- a CDS encoding ArdC family protein, producing the protein MEADERKAQKDELMKKLESGIQVTFTSEHFQKYLRMASLFHGYSFRNTLLILMQKPDASQVAGFGVWKKLNRHVLRGEKGIEIFAPVTVKAKVETTQHNEDGTIKVDGQGNPVTTIETKPLLRFKVTHVFDVSQTNGEPLPEICPLLQGSVDNYADVFQALKEVSPFPVVFEHLHDGSHGYCDFSNEKIALDYGMSDAQTIKTLIHEIGHATLQHAVSGKPRKQAEVEAEATAFIVADHLGLDTSEYSFDYIAAWATGMDFEKLSEVLANIQANAHQLISEVDSTVEEIQKSREQEKSAQPLSLDQQLHTAQQKAQAVNAERFPKIQEVKENEKNVLQG
- a CDS encoding plasmid mobilization protein; protein product: MERRTRNREIIVRFSDGELQLLKLKMDTVGIKNREAYIRKMALDGFIIKKDYALLKQILHELHKLGTNVNQLARAANTFGDVRAKDISEVRKGVDEILLQLTSKE